Within the Salvia hispanica cultivar TCC Black 2014 chromosome 4, UniMelb_Shisp_WGS_1.0, whole genome shotgun sequence genome, the region CCGAGTACGCAAGTGCTCGGCATTTGCCTCTTAAGAATACTTCCACGCACTTTTGGAGTAATAGTCAATGCTGATCAACATTAAATTGTCGTCTTAATGTGAGCGCCTGTGGTGCTTAGAGGTCGGAACTGCCAAGCACACTGATCTTCTCAATATTCACCATTCAGTGCTCGATAGTTTAAAGATTTCCACGCACCATTAAGTGTTCGACATTGTTCTAGAGTTCTAAAAAACATAGAATATGACCACACTAAAAGTGAATAGTATATGTTACATTAAAACGGCCATGTTATGCTTCTGAAcacactttttaaaaaaaaaatctaaataaggtttaaaaaatttcaaatgacataaaataaaataaaattattttaaaactcatttgAGTTTGAAATGCTCTAATTCAATTcttagcttttttttttcttttgttcgATTTTTCACTAAATAGGCTCGTCATATGCTCCGTCAACATCGATGTTTGTTTCTTAAAGAGCTGTGATCACATAACCCATATTTAGAGTGATAAGTGATATCCATAATaaccatataaaaatcatacttgtaagcaaaaaaataatatttctttaagcatgtaaaaataatgatgcttgtactcaataaaattatcatattctTTCTACATGTATAAAATGATGCTtgtattcaataaaattatcatattctTTCTACATGTATAAAATGATGCTTGTAttcaataaaagtaaattCTTTCTGCAcgtataaaatgatatatttccttcataaaatgatagtttcaagATGATAAGAATTCAacatataatgatattttaacaaaaaaatacttctTCTGTGCGCAAAATATTGTCCATGTTTGACTcggtgcgggttttaagaaatatgaagaaaaatgagtggaaaaagttaatggaatgtagaccccacatttatatactccccccgtctcacaataattgtcattatttatttcggtccgtcacacaataattgtcacacttcatttttaccataaatggtaagtatgccaccacattccactaaccacttcactcacattttattataaaaccaatataaaaaagtggatccacattccactaaattttccaactaacttttctttacatttcttaaaacccgtacccataataagagtgacaattattgtgggacggaaaatgtgagtgtaatgagttggtgaaaaatatgatccatttaccaaaaatgaaaaacaaaataaagtggACAATATTTCAAGAACGATGGGAGTACATTTCcatcataaaatgataaagaGTTATTATGCTTATCACCCTAATTATATTTCCATCATAAAATGACAGAGTTATTATGCTTATCACCCTAATTATAGTTATCATTCTAacttttattgaaattattctATGCTCGAGTAAGTTATTGATAAATAAGtttgttaaaatattatacattatattatgATAATGCCCTTAGCTTAAAACGCAAACTCAGAGAAGGCAGTTTCCGATTGAGCCTAATGAAGTCCACAAACATAAGAAGGCCCTAGAAAAAtcattcataatattaatatataaaccCAAAAAATCACGGTTAGCAACGACTTAGCATTAATATATAGCTCCATTGCATTAAGGAACTGTCTCATTATAAATGAACTAGTTTTAACTCCTCATCACAAAGAACTCTTCAACTCATCACCAATCCCCAAAACTACCACTCCCAAGATAGATCTCAATGGAAAATCccattgttttaattttgttaatgttTCTAATTCTACCCCAATCATGGGCTTCTCAGACATGGTACAATGTGGTCGATTTAGGAGCAAAGGGTGACGGCGAAACCGACTCCACCTCCGCCGTCGCCAAAGCATGGAGACAAGCTTGTGCCTCCACAAAACCCTCCACCATTTACATCCCCCATGCCAGATTTTTTCTTAGGAATCTCCACTTTAATGGTCCATGCAACAATCGAGCTATCACCATCGCCATTGCCGGCACCCTCGTCGCTCCGCCCGACTTCAGCGCCGCCAACTGGCTTCTCTTCGAGAGCGTCGACGGCCTCTTCATCCGCGGGGGCACCCTCGACGCCCGCGGCGGTAGCTTGTGGGCCTGCAAGAAATCCGGCAGAAACTGCCCTCGTGGTGCTACGGTATGTGCTTcactaattcttttttttttatttatttaatttatttcgaattatgattatatttaaagATCTAATGAGAACAATAGAAATTAACTGCCATAGAAATTGCTGATATAGTGGAGGGGTCACGGTTACTAGAAATTATGTACGGATGATCATTAATCAGATGTGATTGATGATTGATTTTATGAGAAGatggatttttgaatattgGGCTTTAATTAATCTCATGATGTGCAGACATTAGGCATTACGAAATCGAAGAACATTGAAATAAGtggattgacatccctaaatAGCCAAATGTTCCACATAGTGATAAATGGATGCCAAAATGTGAAGTTACAAGGCGTCAAAGTAACGGCGCCGGGAAATAGTCCCAACACCGATGGAATCCACGTTCAGCTCTCCATGGGCGTCACCATTCTGAATTCCGTAATCAGCACCGGAGATGACTGCGTTTCCATAGGGCCGGGCGCCGCCAATTTGTGGATCCAAAATATCCTCTGCGGTCCGGGCCATGGCATTAGGTCAATTCACATCCGATATGTTCGttccatctttttttttactttgtctcgtaattaaattttatgtatattttatcGTTATACACAGTATCGGAAGCCTAGGCAAGGGTCTCGAAGAAGCCGGTGTACAAAATGTGACGGTTAGAAGTGTAAAATTTGACAACACACAAAATGGTGTGAGAATAAAG harbors:
- the LOC125220422 gene encoding polygalacturonase-like, coding for MENPIVLILLMFLILPQSWASQTWYNVVDLGAKGDGETDSTSAVAKAWRQACASTKPSTIYIPHARFFLRNLHFNGPCNNRAITIAIAGTLVAPPDFSAANWLLFESVDGLFIRGGTLDARGGSLWACKKSGRNCPRGATTLGITKSKNIEISGLTSLNSQMFHIVINGCQNVKLQGVKVTAPGNSPNTDGIHVQLSMGVTILNSVISTGDDCVSIGPGAANLWIQNILCGPGHGISIGSLGKGLEEAGVQNVTVRSVKFDNTQNGVRIKTWGRPSKGFVRNVFFGHVTMNNVQNPIIIDQNYCPNNQNCPGQVSGVKISDVTYLDIGGTSATEVAVKFDCSKANPCRKIQLKNVRLSYKDQRARALCSNAAGTAAGRIEPSSCLY